The DNA window GAGGCAGATCTCGCCCAGCATGAAGGACCAGTGGTCCGGGAAGATCTTGCGCATGTTGGCCTTGGCGAGGCCGTAGATGCCCAGGCGGCCGTCCGCCCAGTCGGCCACGCGCTCGCCGGCGGGCGCTTTGCGCGCCTTGGTGTCAGTGGTCGCAGTGCTCATCCGCGCTCCCAGAATGCAGGACCGACGGGCTCTTCGAAGTCGCCGAGCGCTTCGAGGAAGCCTTCGTCATTGACACCGATCCGCAGCTGCGGAAGCGCGTGACCGGCCGGGCCGAAGATGACACGGGCGCCGTCGGAGAGGTCGAAAGTGGACTGGTGGCACGGGCAGAGCACGTGGTGCGTCTGCTGCTCGTACAGGCTGATGGGGCAGCCGACGTGGGTGCAGATCTTGGAGTAGGCCACGATCCCGTCGTGGGACCACTCCAGTTCCTGCTTGTCCTTGATGTCGTCCGGCTGGATGCGGACGATCATCAGGGCGGCCTTGGCGATCTGGACCTGGAAGTCGTGCTGGTGCTCGTCCAGGCCTTCCGGCATGGCGAAGGTCAGCGAACCGACCAGGACGTCCTCGGGACGCAGCGGCTCCATCGTGTTCTGGTTGATGAGCAGCTTGCCCTTGGCCCACAGGGTCTTGCGCAGCTTGTCCTCGGGCAGCGGGCCCAGGTCGCGCATGATCATGACGGCGGAGAGCGGCAGCATGGCCAGCGCACCCAGCAGCGTGTTGCGGATCAGCGGGCGGCGGGCGATGCCCGACTCCTGCGCACCGTCGCGGAAGTCCTGCAGGACCTGCGCCTTGACCTCCGGCGGAGCGGCGATCTCGTGGCGCTCGGCGGCTACCTCGACGTCGGACATCAGGGTGCGGGCCCAGTGGACCGCGCCCGCGCCGATGCAGAAGAGCGCCGTGCCCAGGGTCATGCCCAGCGCGAAGTTGAGCGCGCTCACCTTCCCGATCGGGAAGATGTACACGATCTTGTCGACCGGGAAGATCACGTAGGAGGCGATGAAGGCCACCGTGGCCAGCATCGACAGCGTGAACAGCATCGCGACGGTGCGCTCGGAACGCTTCGCCGCCCGCTCGTCGATGTCCTGGATGCGCGGCTTGTGGACCGGCAGGCCCGGGTCGGCGAACGGGTCGTCCGCGACGGCTACGGCACCGTGGTGCGCGTCGCCCTGCTCAGTCGGCAGGTGCTTCTCTTCGGGAATGTCTTGACTCATGACTTCTTGGCCTTAGCGGTGTGGGCCGCGACCCAGACGGCAACAGCGATCAGCGCACCCAGACCGAAGATCCAGCCGAACAGACCCTCGGAAACGGGACCGAGGCCGCCGAGCTTGAGGCCACCGGGGCTGGTGGACTTCTCGCCGTTGACGTTCTCGAGGTACGCGATGATGTCCTTCTTCTGCTTCTCCGGCATGGTGCTGTCCGGGAAGGAGGGCATGTTCTGCGGGCCGGTCAGCATGGCCTCGTAGATGTGCTTCGGCGAGACGTCCTCAAGGTTGGGGGCGTACTTGCCGTTCGTCAGTGCGCCGCCCTCGCCGGTGAAGTTGTGGCACTGCGCGCAGTTGTTGCGGAACAGCTCACCACCGTTGGCGATGTCGGCGCCCGCCGGGTCGTACTGCTTCTCGGTCGGCGTGATCGGACCGGCACCGAGGGAGGCGATGTACGCCGCCAGCTGGTCGATCTGCGCCTGCGAGTAGATGTTGGGCTTCTTCGGCACCTGGGCGCCGGGCTGCTGGGCGGGCATGCGGCCCGTGCTCACCTGGAAGTCGACGGCCGCGGAGCCGACGCCGACCAGGCTCGGGCCGTCAGAGGAACCCTGACCGCCGGTTCCGTGGCAGCTTGCGCAACCCACGGCGTAGAGCTTCTTGCCCTCCTCGATGGCGAGGGACTGGGCGGTTTCATCGGCCTGCGCCTTGCCCGCGGGGGCGAAGGCGGCGTACAGCCCCCCAGTGGCCGCCAGCGCGAGGAGTAGAACGACGACCGCCGCCAGCGGATGGCGTCGTCGTGCGGAGAGCTTTTTCACGGATTACCCCGGTGTCAGGATCTTCTGCGTCGGTGTTTCTGGATGGAGTGCCGGGTCGCGCCCGGTGACGTGTTCGCTACTTGATCAGGTAGATCGTGGCGAAGAGGCCGATCCAGACGACATCGACGAAGTGCCAGTAGTAGGACACGACGATGGCCGACGTGGCCTGTTCGTGGGTGAACCTCTTGGCCGCGTACGTCCGGCCGAGGACCAGCAGGAAGGCGATGAGACCGCCCGTCACGTGCAGACCGTGGAACCCGGTGGTCAGGTAGAACACCGAGCCGTACGGACCGGACGAGAGGCTCATGCCCTCGTGCTTGACCAGCTCGGTGTACTCGAACACCTGGCCGCCAATGAAGATCGCACCCATGACGAACGTGATGATGAACCACGTCCGGAGCTTCTTCACGTCACCGCGCTCGGCGGCGAAGACGCCGAGCTGGCAGGTGAGCGAGGAGAGCACCAGGATCGTCGTGTTCGTCGCCGAGAAGGGCAGGTTCAGGCTCGAGGCCTGCTCTGTCCAGTACTCGGCGCCTGTCACGGATCGCAGGGTGAAGTACATCGCGAAGAGGGCCGCGAAGAACATCAGCTCGGAACTCAACCAGATGATGGTTCCGACGCTGACGAGGTTCGGCCGGTTGACCGTCGGGTGCGCGTGCCCGGTATCTACTGTCGTTGCTGTCGCCACGACCGACATTATGTCGGTCGCTTATCCCGCCCTCACCCCGGGGGGTGCCGTTCGGAGTGTCCGGGGCGTGTGCAAGGCCCGAACGGCCCATCAGAAGAGCCGGTGAGCGTCTCGTGCGAGGTGTCCGAACCGATGTTGACAGCGCATCGGGAGGAGTAGCATCCCGCGCAACATCAACGTGATTCACGTGACACGTGGAGGAACGAAATGCGGGCGACTGCGCGGGTTCTGGTCTACAGCGACGACGCGGGCACCCGGGAGCAGGTGCGGCTGGCGGCAGGGCGCAGGCCGGCCGCGGACCTGCCGCCCGTGGAGTTCCTGGAGTGCGCGACGCTGCCGGCGGTTCTGACGGAGCTGGACGCGGGCGGCGTGGACGTGTGCGTGCTGGACGGCGAGGCCGTTCCGGCCGGGGGCATGGGCGTGTGCCGGCAGATCAAGGACGAGATCTTCCGGTGTCCGCCGGTGCTGCTGCTGATGGGGCGCCCTCAGGACGCCTGGCTGGCCACGTGGAGCCGTGCGGACGCCGCCGTGACCCTTCCGGTGGATCCGGTGGAGTTCGCGGACGCACTGGCCGCCCTGCTGCGCGCCCGCCTGTCCTCCTCGGCCGCCTGACAGGCCGCCACCGGGCCCACGGGGTTCCCGTGGGCCCGGTGGCGGGCCGGGATCACACGGTGGGGCGCAGGCGGGCCTGGTCGACGGCGCTGCGGCCTTCCTGGGTGCCCTTGAGCAGGGCGCTGCCCTGGCGCCAGTCCTTCCAGTCCATGTTCCAGTCGCCGAAGCCGTTGCCGAAGATGTCCATGTCGTCGCCGATGCTGTTGACCACCTCGACGATGTCGCCCTCGGTGATGTTCTCGTAGAACCAGGCGGCGTTGCCGGTGCTCATGCCGGTGCAGCCGTGGCTGACGTTCGCATAGCCGTGCGAGCCGATGGACCACGGTGCGGCGTGGACGTATTCACCACTCCAGGTGACGCGGGTGGCGTAGTAGACGGGCAGGTTGTAGTACTCGCTGCCGCCGATGCCGACGGAGTCGCCGCGCATCCGGACGAAGTACTGCTTGCCGAGCACCACCTTGATGCCGTTGCGGGTGGAGAACCCGGGCTTGCCGGTGGTGATCGGAATGGAATTGATCACTTCTCCGTTGCGCTTGAAGGTCATCCAGTGCGAGGCGGCGTCGGTGGTGACCTCGACGCGGTCGCCGATCTCCAGCTTCAGCGGCTTGGCGGCGGCCCCGTAGAGCTGGTCCTGGATCCGGACGCCCTCCAGGTTGCTCCGTACGGAGACCTCCGTGTTGGCGGGCCAGTACTCCTTGGGCCGGTAGTGCAGCTTCTTGTCGTCGACCCAGTGCCAGGCGCCCTCGACGCCGGCGGGGGCGCTGACGATGAGGCCCCTTTCGATGACGCCGCGGGCCGCCTTGTCCTTGACGGGCTCGCTGAGCTCGGCCGTGAGGGGCTGCCCGACGCCGTATTTGCCTTCCTCCGGGCCGAATTCGACCTTCAGGACACCTTTGGCCGGGGTGGTGTCGAACGTGATCGTGCGCTGCCCCGGAGCGCCCTCGGCGTTCTCGGTGCTGACGGTGACCGTGTAGCGGACGCCCGCGGCCATGGACACCGTGTTGTGCCAGCGGTCGCCCTTGGCGGAGAGTTCGCCCGCCAGGCGGCGTCCGTGGGTGTCCACGACGGTGACGTCGGTGATCCGTGCCTCACCCCCCTTCGTCGTGACTTCGAGGGGCTTGTCGGGGTCCACCGGGCGGCTGCCGGCGGCCTGGTTGAAGGCGATTTGCCCGCCCGCGTCGTACGGGCGGGCTGACAGCGGGTTGTCGCCGGACCCGCACGCGGTGGCGCCGGCCCCGAGGGACGCGACCAGCAGGGAGCAGCCGAGTACCGTCCAAAGACGCGGTGAGTGCTTCATGGAGCCAACGCTATGAAGATATGACAATTACGGCGCGCGGGGTGACTGCAAACGAGGGGCCCGGACTCCTCCGAAGAGGTGTCCGGGCCCCGGGTTCACTGCGTGTGACGGGTCTGGCTACTGGTTCTGGTTCTCACCGCGGTAGTACTCGTACACCCAGCCCCACAGGCCGATCAGGATGATCGGGGCCGAGAAGTACATGAGCCACCAGCCGAAGATGACGCCCATGAACGCGAAGGCGCCACCGATCGCCAGCGAGAGCGGCTGCCAGCTGTGCGGGGAGAAGAACCCCAGCTCGCCCGCCTCGTCGGCGACGTCGGCCTCCAGGTTGTCCTGGGCCATCTCGTCCACGCGCTTGGCCGTGAAGGCCAGGTAGTAGCCGATCATGACGCTCAGGCCGAAGGCCAGGAAGAGCGCGGTGGTGCCGACGGGCTCCTTCGACCACACGCCGTACACGACGGCCATGATCAGGATGAAGAAGGAGAGCCAGAGGAACATCTTGCCCTGGATCTTCACTTGCCGGCCTCCTTGCCGCTGGTGACGACCTTCGCACCGGGGTGGTCCTCGAGGTGGTCGAGGGCCGCGATCTCCGGGTGGTGCAGGTCGAACGCCGGGGACTCGGAACGGATCCGCGGCAGGGTGAGGAAGTTGTGCCGCGGCGGCGGGCAAGACGTCGCCCATTCGAGCGAACGCCCGTAGCCCCACGGGTCGTCGACCTCGATCTTCTTCCCGTACTTCGCCGTCTTCCAGACGTTGTACATGAAGGGCAGCATCGACAGGCCGAGCAGGAAGGAGCTGATCGTCGAGATCGTGTTCAGCGCGGTGAACCCGTCGGCGGCGAGGTAGTCCGCGTAACGGCGCGGCATGCCCTCGGCACCCAGCCAGTGCTGCACCAGGAAGGTGCCGTGGAAGCCGATGAACAGCGTCCAGAACGTGATCTTGCCGAGGCGCTCGTCCAGCATCTTGCCCGTGAACTTCGGCCACCAGAAGTGGAAGCCGGAGAACATCGCGAAGACCACGGTGCCGAAGATGACGTAGTGGAAGTGCGCGACGACGAAGTACGAGTCGGAGACGTGGAAGTCCATCGGGGGCGAGGCCAGGATGACGCCGGTCAGACCACCGAAGGTGAAGGTGATCAGGAAGCCGACGGCCCAGAGCATCGGTGTCTCGAAGGACAGCGAGCCCTTCCACATGGTGCCGATCCAGTTGAAGAACTTCACACCGGTCGGTACCGCGATCAGGAAGGTCATGAAGGAGAAGAACGGCAGCAGCACACCGCCGGTGACGTACATGTGGTGGGCCCACACCGTCACCGAGAGGCCGGCGATCGCGATCGTCGCGCCGATCAGCCGATGTAGCCGAACATCGGCTTGCGCGAGAAGACCGGGATCACTTCGGAGATGATCCGAAGAACGGCAGGCGATGATGTACACCTCTGGGTGTCCGAAGAACCAGAAGAGGTGCTGCCAGAGCAGTGCTCCGCCGTTCGGCGGGTCGAAGATGTGCGCACCGAACTTCCGGTCCGCCTCCAGCGCGAAGAGCGCGGCGGCCAGCACCGGGAAGGCGAGCAGGACCAGGACACCGGTCAGCAGCACGTTCCAGGTGAAGATCGGCATGCGGAACATCGTCATGCCGGGTGCGCGCATGCAGATGATCGTGGTGATGAAGTTGACCGAGCCGAGGATCGTGCCGAAGCCCGAGAAGGCCAGACCCATGATCCACATGTCGGCGCCGATGCCCGGCGAGCGGACCGCGTCCGACAGCGGGGTGTAGGCGAACCAGCCGAAGTCGGCCGCGCCGTTCGGCGTGGCGAAACCAGCCACCGCGATGGTCGAGCCGAAGAGGTACAGCCAGTACGCGAACATGTTCAGCCGCGGGAACGCCACGTCGGGCGCGCCGATCTGCAGCGGCATGATCCAGTTCGCGAATCCGGCGAACAGCGGCGTCGCGAACATCAGCAGCATGATCGTGCCGTGCATCGTGAACGCCTGGTTGAACTGCTCGTTCGACATGATCTGCGTGCCCGGACGGGCCAGCTCGGCGCGCATGAAGAGCGCCAGGATGCCGCCGATGATGAAGAACACGAACGACGTGACCAGGTACATCGTGCCGATGGTCTTGTGGTCGGTGGTGGTGAGCCACTTGACGACCACGTTGCCCGGCTGCTTGCGCCGTACCGGCAGCTCGTTCTCGTACGAGTCAGCTGCGGCGGCACCCTGGGATTCGTTGAGGATGCTCACAGTTTGTTCGTCTCCGCATTCCGGGCCGGGTCGGTCTGCTTGATGCCGGCCGGCAGGAAGCCGGTCTGACCCTTCTCCGCCAGCTCCTTCAGGTGCGCCCGGTACTCCTCGGGCGAGACCACCTTGACGTTGAAGAGCATCCGGGAGTGGTCGACGCCGCAGAGCTCGGCGCACTTGCCCATGAAGGTGCCTTCTTGGGTCGGGGTGACCTCGAAGACGTTGGTGTGGCCCGGGATGACGTCCTGCTTGAACAGGAAGGGGACCACCCAGAAGGAGTGGATGACGTCGTTCGACGACAGGATGAAGCGGACCTTCTCACCCTTGGGCAGGTACAGCGTCGGCCCGGGGTTGTTGGTGTCCGCGTCGCGGTCGCCGGGGACGCCCTTCTGGTAGACGCCTTCGGCGCCCGCGGGGAAGTCCTTGGTGAAGCGGTCCGGGAGGGCGGCGAGTTCCTTCGGAACCTCGCCCGCCTTCGGGGACGCCGCGTCGCCGTCGACGTTCTCGATGTAGTTGAAGCCCCAGCTCCACTGGTAGCCGATCACGTTGATCGTGTGCGCCGGCTTGGCGGAGAGGGAGAGCAGCTTCGACTCGTCACGCGCGGTGAAGTAGAAGAGCACCGAGACGATGATGAGCGGGACCACGGTGTACAGCGCCTCGATGGGCATGTTGTACCGGGTCTGCGGGGGGACCTGCACCTTCGTCCGGCTGCGCCGGTGGAAGATGACGCTCCACATGATCAGGCCCCACACCAGGATGCCCGTGATGAGGGCGGCCGCCCAGGATCCCTGCCACAGGGAGAGGATGCGCGGCGCCTCCTCCGTGACCGGACGGGGCATTCCAAGGCGGGGGAAGTCTTCCCAGTTGTACGAGCAACCAGTGGCGGTCGCCAGAACCGCGCCCGCAGTCAGCGCCTGCAGCAGCTTCCGCCGCATCGGGCGCCGCGGCGAGCGGTCGGAGCCGTAGGGACTCACGTAGCGCCTTCCCGAGAGTCTCGGCCCGCGCGGCCGGACGCGGCCGTGTTCGGGTCGGTCGCCGGCCCTGACGCAGGCAGGGGTTTGGATGTTTATGCGGACCAAACCCTACTGGACGCTATTTGGGGTCGCGCGGGGAGGGTGCCCAACGCGCCGCTACTGCCCCCGAAGGGATGGATCCGCCGTCCGGGGGATGCGGCGAGCGGCCCTGAACGGCGGCCTTCCGAGGACATCTGACGCCCCCTGACCTCGGGCGCTCCCGGTCGCCGGTTAGCGTGCCCGTATGCCGTACTTCGACACCGCGTCCGCCGCCCCGCTGCACCCCGTGGCCCGGCAGGCGCTGCAGGCCTCCTTGGACGAGGGGTGGGCCGATCCCGCCCGCCTGTACCGGGAGGGCAGGCGGGCGCGGCTGCTGCTGGACGCGGCGCGGGAGGCGGCCGCGGAGGCGGTGGGCTGCCGGGCCGACGAGCTGGTGTTCACTCCTTCGGGGACGCACGCGGTTCACACGGGGGTCGCGGGGGTCCTCGCGGGGCGCCGGCGCGCCGGGAGCCGGCTGGTCGTGTCGGCGGTCGAACACAGTTCTGTACTCCACGCGGCGCAGGCCCACGAGAGTGCCGGGGGCAGGGTCACCGAGGTCCCGGTGGACCGGTACGGCGCGGTGACGGCCGCCGGGTACGCGGAGGCCCTGAGCCCGTCGACGGCGCTGGCCTGCCTCCAGTCCGCCAACCACGAGGTGGGCACGGTCCAGCCGGTGGCGGAGGTGGCCGTGGTCTGCGCGGAGGCGGGGGTCCCGCTGCTGGTGGACGCGGCGCAGTCACTGCCGTGGGGGCCGGTGGAGGGTGCCTGGTCGGTGCTGGCCGCGAGTGCGCACAAGTGGGGCGGGCCGCCGGGGGTGGGGCTGCTGGCGGTGCGCAAGGGGGTCCGGTTCTCCCCTCGACATCCGGCGGACGAAAGGGAGTCGGGCCGCTCCCCCGGCTTCACGAACCTTCCCGCGATCGTGGCGGCGGCGGCGTCCTTGCGGGCCGTACGGGCCGAGGCGGACGCGGAGGCGGCCCGGCTGCGGATCCTGGTGGACCGGATCCGGCGGCGGGTGGTCCGGCTGGTCCCGGACGTGGAGGTGGTCGGCCATCCGGAGCTCCGGCTGCCCCACCTGGTCACGTTCTCCTGCCTGTACGTGGACGGCGAGATCCTGCTGCACGAGCTGGACCGGGCCGGGTACTCGGTGTCCTCGGGCTCCTCGTGCACGAGCTCGACGCTGACCCCCAGTCACGTGCTGCGGGCGATGGGGGTGCTGTCGGAGGGGAACGTACGGGTCTCCCTGCCGCTCGGGACCACGGCGGAGGAGGTCAACGGATTCCTGGAGGTGCTGCCGGGCGCGGTGTCCGGGGTACGGGAGCGGCTGGGCGTGACCGAGCCGGTCCCGGCGGGGGTGGCGGCCGGGTCGGCGCCGGAGTCCCTGGAGCTGGACGCGCTGGGGCTGCGGTGCCCGCAGCCGGTGATCGAGCTGGCCGCCGCGATCGGGCGGGTGCCGGTGGGGGGCACGGTCACGGTCGTCTCCGACGACGAGGTGGCCCGGCTGGACATCCCGGCGTGGTGCGGGATGCGGGGTCACGCGTATCTCGGCGAAGCCGAGCGCGAGGCCGGTACCGCGTACACGGTCCGCCGCCTGGTCTGACCGCGCCCGGCCCCGGCCAGGCCCTCGGGCCGAGCCCCGGCGACGGCGGCGCGCCTGGCCGGTCCGAGGCGCGGGCGCCCCGGGCCGGCCAGGCCGGCGCAGCGGTCAGGCCAGGTGGGCCTTGACCTCGGTCGCGGCCTCGTCGCCGTACGCCTTCGTGAAGCGCTCCATGAAGTGGGCCCGGGCCAGGGTGTACTCCTGCGTGCCCAGGGTCTCGATCACGAGCGTGGCCAGCATGCAGCCGACCTGCGCGGCGCGCTCCAGGCCGACGCCCCAGCCCAGCCCCGTCAGGAACCCGGCGCGGAACGCGTCGCCGACACCCGTCGGGTCGACCTTCGCGGTCTCCTCCGGGCAGCCGACGACGATCGGCGCCTCGCCGACCCGCTCGATCTTGACGCCGTTGGAGCCGAGCGTGGTCACGCGGGTGCCGACCTTCGCCAGGATCTCCGCGTCGGACCAGCCCGACTTGGACTCGATGAGGCCCTTCTCGTACTCGTTCGAGAAGAGGTACGTCGCGCCCTCCATCAGGGTGCGGATGTTCTCGCCGTCCATCCGGGCGATCTGCTGCGAGAAGTCGGCGGCGAAGGGGATCCCCCGCGTCCGGCACTCCTCGGTGTGGCGCAGCATCGCCTCGGGGTCGTCCGCGCCGATCAGGACGAGGTCGAGCCCGCCCACCCGGTCGGCGACGGCCTTCAGCTCGATCAGGCGGGCCTCGCTCATCGCGCCCGTGTAGAAGGAGCCGATCTGGTTGTGGTCGGAGTCCGTGGTGCACACGAAGCGCGCGGTGTGCAGCACCTCGGAGATGCGGACGGACTCGGTGTCGACTCCGTGC is part of the Streptomyces subrutilus genome and encodes:
- the qcrA gene encoding cytochrome bc1 complex Rieske iron-sulfur subunit produces the protein MSQDIPEEKHLPTEQGDAHHGAVAVADDPFADPGLPVHKPRIQDIDERAAKRSERTVAMLFTLSMLATVAFIASYVIFPVDKIVYIFPIGKVSALNFALGMTLGTALFCIGAGAVHWARTLMSDVEVAAERHEIAAPPEVKAQVLQDFRDGAQESGIARRPLIRNTLLGALAMLPLSAVMIMRDLGPLPEDKLRKTLWAKGKLLINQNTMEPLRPEDVLVGSLTFAMPEGLDEHQHDFQVQIAKAALMIVRIQPDDIKDKQELEWSHDGIVAYSKICTHVGCPISLYEQQTHHVLCPCHQSTFDLSDGARVIFGPAGHALPQLRIGVNDEGFLEALGDFEEPVGPAFWERG
- a CDS encoding L,D-transpeptidase — translated: MKHSPRLWTVLGCSLLVASLGAGATACGSGDNPLSARPYDAGGQIAFNQAAGSRPVDPDKPLEVTTKGGEARITDVTVVDTHGRRLAGELSAKGDRWHNTVSMAAGVRYTVTVSTENAEGAPGQRTITFDTTPAKGVLKVEFGPEEGKYGVGQPLTAELSEPVKDKAARGVIERGLIVSAPAGVEGAWHWVDDKKLHYRPKEYWPANTEVSVRSNLEGVRIQDQLYGAAAKPLKLEIGDRVEVTTDAASHWMTFKRNGEVINSIPITTGKPGFSTRNGIKVVLGKQYFVRMRGDSVGIGGSEYYNLPVYYATRVTWSGEYVHAAPWSIGSHGYANVSHGCTGMSTGNAAWFYENITEGDIVEVVNSIGDDMDIFGNGFGDWNMDWKDWRQGSALLKGTQEGRSAVDQARLRPTV
- the ctaC gene encoding aa3-type cytochrome oxidase subunit II encodes the protein MSPYGSDRSPRRPMRRKLLQALTAGAVLATATGCSYNWEDFPRLGMPRPVTEEAPRILSLWQGSWAAALITGILVWGLIMWSVIFHRRSRTKVQVPPQTRYNMPIEALYTVVPLIIVSVLFYFTARDESKLLSLSAKPAHTINVIGYQWSWGFNYIENVDGDAASPKAGEVPKELAALPDRFTKDFPAGAEGVYQKGVPGDRDADTNNPGPTLYLPKGEKVRFILSSNDVIHSFWVVPFLFKQDVIPGHTNVFEVTPTQEGTFMGKCAELCGVDHSRMLFNVKVVSPEEYRAHLKELAEKGQTGFLPAGIKQTDPARNAETNKL
- a CDS encoding cysteine desulfurase/sulfurtransferase TusA family protein translates to MPYFDTASAAPLHPVARQALQASLDEGWADPARLYREGRRARLLLDAAREAAAEAVGCRADELVFTPSGTHAVHTGVAGVLAGRRRAGSRLVVSAVEHSSVLHAAQAHESAGGRVTEVPVDRYGAVTAAGYAEALSPSTALACLQSANHEVGTVQPVAEVAVVCAEAGVPLLVDAAQSLPWGPVEGAWSVLAASAHKWGGPPGVGLLAVRKGVRFSPRHPADERESGRSPGFTNLPAIVAAAASLRAVRAEADAEAARLRILVDRIRRRVVRLVPDVEVVGHPELRLPHLVTFSCLYVDGEILLHELDRAGYSVSSGSSCTSSTLTPSHVLRAMGVLSEGNVRVSLPLGTTAEEVNGFLEVLPGAVSGVRERLGVTEPVPAGVAAGSAPESLELDALGLRCPQPVIELAAAIGRVPVGGTVTVVSDDEVARLDIPAWCGMRGHAYLGEAEREAGTAYTVRRLV
- the ctaE gene encoding aa3-type cytochrome oxidase subunit III, giving the protein MSVVATATTVDTGHAHPTVNRPNLVSVGTIIWLSSELMFFAALFAMYFTLRSVTGAEYWTEQASSLNLPFSATNTTILVLSSLTCQLGVFAAERGDVKKLRTWFIITFVMGAIFIGGQVFEYTELVKHEGMSLSSGPYGSVFYLTTGFHGLHVTGGLIAFLLVLGRTYAAKRFTHEQATSAIVVSYYWHFVDVVWIGLFATIYLIK
- the ctaD gene encoding aa3-type cytochrome oxidase subunit I, with the translated sequence MSILNESQGAAAADSYENELPVRRKQPGNVVVKWLTTTDHKTIGTMYLVTSFVFFIIGGILALFMRAELARPGTQIMSNEQFNQAFTMHGTIMLLMFATPLFAGFANWIMPLQIGAPDVAFPRLNMFAYWLYLFGSTIAVAGFATPNGAADFGWFAYTPLSDAVRSPGIGADMWIMGLAFSGFGTILGSVNFITTIICMRAPGMTMFRMPIFTWNVLLTGVLVLLAFPVLAAALFALEADRKFGAHIFDPPNGGALLWQHLFWFFGHPEVYIIACRSSDHLRSDPGLLAQADVRLHRLIGATIAIAGLSVTVWAHHMYVTGGVLLPFFSFMTFLIAVPTGVKFFNWIGTMWKGSLSFETPMLWAVGFLITFTFGGLTGVILASPPMDFHVSDSYFVVAHFHYVIFGTVVFAMFSGFHFWWPKFTGKMLDERLGKITFWTLFIGFHGTFLVQHWLGAEGMPRRYADYLAADGFTALNTISTISSFLLGLSMLPFMYNVWKTAKYGKKIEVDDPWGYGRSLEWATSCPPPRHNFLTLPRIRSESPAFDLHHPEIAALDHLEDHPGAKVVTSGKEAGK
- a CDS encoding carbohydrate kinase family protein encodes the protein MRIAVTGSIATDHLMTFPGRFADQLVADQLHTVSLSFLVDNLDVRRGGVGPNICFGMGQLGSRPILVGAAGYDFDEYRAWLDRHGVDTESVRISEVLHTARFVCTTDSDHNQIGSFYTGAMSEARLIELKAVADRVGGLDLVLIGADDPEAMLRHTEECRTRGIPFAADFSQQIARMDGENIRTLMEGATYLFSNEYEKGLIESKSGWSDAEILAKVGTRVTTLGSNGVKIERVGEAPIVVGCPEETAKVDPTGVGDAFRAGFLTGLGWGVGLERAAQVGCMLATLVIETLGTQEYTLARAHFMERFTKAYGDEAATEVKAHLA
- a CDS encoding cytochrome c oxidase subunit 4 yields the protein MKIQGKMFLWLSFFILIMAVVYGVWSKEPVGTTALFLAFGLSVMIGYYLAFTAKRVDEMAQDNLEADVADEAGELGFFSPHSWQPLSLAIGGAFAFMGVIFGWWLMYFSAPIILIGLWGWVYEYYRGENQNQ
- the qcrC gene encoding cytochrome bc1 complex diheme cytochrome c subunit, giving the protein MKKLSARRRHPLAAVVVLLLALAATGGLYAAFAPAGKAQADETAQSLAIEEGKKLYAVGCASCHGTGGQGSSDGPSLVGVGSAAVDFQVSTGRMPAQQPGAQVPKKPNIYSQAQIDQLAAYIASLGAGPITPTEKQYDPAGADIANGGELFRNNCAQCHNFTGEGGALTNGKYAPNLEDVSPKHIYEAMLTGPQNMPSFPDSTMPEKQKKDIIAYLENVNGEKSTSPGGLKLGGLGPVSEGLFGWIFGLGALIAVAVWVAAHTAKAKKS